A stretch of DNA from Aliidongia dinghuensis:
CGGCCGGCGCGGCCCTCTGGGTGGTGCCGGCGCTCGCCGCCGGATTTTCCGGCGACCAGATCAAGATCGGCGTGCTGACCGACGAATCGGGACAGTTCAGCACGATCGGCGGCAAGGGCTCGGTTCTCGCAGCCCAGATGGCGGTCAAGGATTTCGGCGGCACGATCGACGGCAAGCCGATCGTCGTCGTCGACGCCGACCATCAGAACAAGCCGGACGTCGGCTCCGCCATCCTGCGCCGCTGGTTCGACCAGGAGGGCGTCGACGCGGTCACCGACCTGCCGGTCTCCTCGGTCGCCTTGGCAGCCCAGGAGATCGCGCGGGAGAAGCACAAGACCCTGCTGATCTCCGGCGCCGCCAGCTCGGCCCTTACCGGCAAGGCCTGCTCGCCCTATTCGACCCAATGGGCCGACGACAGCTATGCGCTCGCCCGTGGCACGGCCAAGGCAGTGGTCGCCGCCGGTGGCAAGAGCTGGTTCTTCCTGACCGCCGACTATGCCTTTGGCGCCGACATGGAAAAGGATGCGACCGCCGCGATCACGGCCGCCGGCGGCACGGTGGCGGGCGCCGTGCGCCATCCGCTCGGCACGTCCGATTTCTCATCCTTCCTGCTGCAGGCCCAATCCTCCAAGGCCAAGGTCGTGGGATTGGCCAATGCCGGCGGCGACACGGTGAGCGCCATCAAGCAGGCGGTCGAGTTCGGCCTGCCGCAAGGCGGACAGAGCCTCGCCGGCTTCCTGATCTTCATTACCGACGTCCATGCGTTGACGCCGCAGGTCGCGCAGAACCTCTACGTCACCGAAGGCTTCTACTGGGACCAGAACGACGCGGCGCGCGCCTTCGCCA
This window harbors:
- a CDS encoding ABC transporter substrate-binding protein translates to MGGFRTLVAAGAALWVVPALAAGFSGDQIKIGVLTDESGQFSTIGGKGSVLAAQMAVKDFGGTIDGKPIVVVDADHQNKPDVGSAILRRWFDQEGVDAVTDLPVSSVALAAQEIAREKHKTLLISGAASSALTGKACSPYSTQWADDSYALARGTAKAVVAAGGKSWFFLTADYAFGADMEKDATAAITAAGGTVAGAVRHPLGTSDFSSFLLQAQSSKAKVVGLANAGGDTVSAIKQAVEFGLPQGGQSLAGFLIFITDVHALTPQVAQNLYVTEGFYWDQNDAARAFAKRFFDEMGRMPTKQQAATYASVTHYLKAARAAGTVEAAAVNKEMRQLPVDFFGRAGSIRPDGRVLYDLTLYRVKAPEAVKRPWDYYQAISTIPAADAFRPAAEGGCPLQ